GCTGGTGAAGTACGCGAACAACGAGATCGCCTACATCCTGGCGCCGCAGCGCCTGAAGGTGGGCGACACGGTGGTCGCCTCCGACAAGGCCGACATCAAGCCGGGCAACGCCATGCCGCTGGGTGCGATCCCGGTCGGCACGGTGATCCACAATATCGAGCTGAAGCCGGGCGCTGGCGCCAAGGTCGCGCGGTCGGCCGGCACCTTCGCGCAGCTGGTCGGCAAGGATGCCGGCCTTGCGCAGGTGAAGCTGATGTCAGGCGAGCTGCGCACCGTGCGCAGCGAGTGCCTGGCCAGCATCGGTGCTGTGTCCAACCCGGACAACAGCAACCAGGATCTGGGCAAGGCGGGTCGCAGCCGCTGGCTGGGTCGCAAGCCGCATAACCGCGGCGTGACCATGAACCCCGTAGACCACCCGCATGGTGGTGGTGAAGGCCGGACCTCCGGTGGTCGCCATCCGGTGACGCCGTGGGGCAAGCCGACCAAGGGTGCGAAGACGCGCAACAACAAGCGGACGGATCGCCAAATCGTGCGCCGCCGCAACGCGACGAAGGGCTGATCGCGATGCCGCGCAGTGTATGGAAAGGGCCGTTCGTGGACGGCTACCTGCTCACCAAGGCGGAGGCCGCTCGCGGCTCCACCCGCAATGAGCTGATCAAGACCTGGTCGCGCCGGAGCACGATCCTGCCGCAGTTCGTGGGCCTCACCTTCGGGGTCTACAACGGCAAGAAGTTCCTGCCGGTGCAGGTCTCGGAAAACATGGTTGGCCACAAGCTCGGCGAATTCTCGCCGACGCGGACCTTCGGGGGTCACTCGGCCGACAAGAAGGCGAAGCGGGGCTAAGCCATGAGCAAGCCGAAACACCCCCGCGGTCTCGCGGACACCGAGGCGCAGGCCATCACGCACAACATCCGCGTGAGCCCGCTGAAGCTCAACCTGGTTGCGGCGATGATCCGCGGTGCGAAGGCGCAGGACGCCGTCGCGACGCTGACCTTCAGCAAGCGCCGCATCGCGCAGACGGTGAAGAAGACGCTCGAGAGCGCGATCGCCAATGCGGAAAACAACCACCAGCTGGACGTGGATCGCCTCGTGGTGACCCGCGCCGAGGTGGGCCGCTCGATCGTGATGAAGCGCTTCGCCGCGCGCGGCCGTGGCAAGTCGTCCCGCATCGAGAAGTGGTTCA
This region of Sediminicoccus rosea genomic DNA includes:
- the rpsS gene encoding 30S ribosomal protein S19, yielding MPRSVWKGPFVDGYLLTKAEAARGSTRNELIKTWSRRSTILPQFVGLTFGVYNGKKFLPVQVSENMVGHKLGEFSPTRTFGGHSADKKAKRG
- the rplV gene encoding 50S ribosomal protein L22, with the translated sequence MSKPKHPRGLADTEAQAITHNIRVSPLKLNLVAAMIRGAKAQDAVATLTFSKRRIAQTVKKTLESAIANAENNHQLDVDRLVVTRAEVGRSIVMKRFAARGRGKSSRIEKWFSHLKIVVAEQQAPAASSEAKAA
- the rplB gene encoding 50S ribosomal protein L2 — protein: MSLKNFNPTTPSLRGTVLIDRSGLWKGKPVKGLTEGKSHSGGRNNHGRITVRFRGGGHKQSYRIVDFKRRANWGIPATVERIEYDPNRTAFIALVKYANNEIAYILAPQRLKVGDTVVASDKADIKPGNAMPLGAIPVGTVIHNIELKPGAGAKVARSAGTFAQLVGKDAGLAQVKLMSGELRTVRSECLASIGAVSNPDNSNQDLGKAGRSRWLGRKPHNRGVTMNPVDHPHGGGEGRTSGGRHPVTPWGKPTKGAKTRNNKRTDRQIVRRRNATKG